TTGAAGATTGGCGAGAAATTGCTTGCTTGAAAGTTGCTGCGTAATATTGAGCAGCGCCGAATGTTCAGGCATCATTGTGCTTAATTTTGAACATAAGCGGTTAAGTTGATGATACCCTTGGCGGTACGGTGCAGGCAGAAAGTCCTGGAGAAGGGCAAGGAACCACGATGACCGTGAGATTGCCTCTACGATCTCAACTCCTAGAAATCACACCGTCGAGTGACCTAGAGTCCACAGCAGCAGCCCTTTTAGAAGTCGATAGTCAGGAGGTCCCTTCTTTGGCAGGCTTACAAATTTTGGCGGTGGATGACGATGAGGATAGTCGCAACCTATTTAAGTACCGATTGGAAGAGGTTGGGGCAGAAGTGGTTGGGGTTGGCTCGGCTAGAGAAGCGACCGCGGCTTTGAGGGCATCTCCTGAGCGATTTGATGTCCTTTTAGCAGATATTGGAATGCCTGATGAGGATGGATTCTCTTTGATTCGGCAGGTGAGAGCATTAGAAGCTGGAGGACAAATTCCAGCAGCCGCGATCACAGCTTACGTCAGTGATCAGGAGCGACAAAGAGCGATCGAGTCGGGATTTCAAAAGCACTTAGCGAAACCCGTTAATTGGACTCAATTGATTAGGACGATCGCGGAGTTAGTTGGACGATCTCTCTAACGTCAAAACAGCAAATCCCCTCCCAAGATTGGAAAGGGACTTGCTTTCTAAAACTTGTCGATTCTAGACCGCAACTTTGTGCGAGTCGCTAACTTGGCTAGGAGACTGCACTTTGCCCAACAAACCCTGCAAGGTCTCGCCCTCAATCACTTCGGT
This sequence is a window from Cyanobacteria bacterium FACHB-DQ100. Protein-coding genes within it:
- a CDS encoding response regulator, producing the protein MTVRLPLRSQLLEITPSSDLESTAAALLEVDSQEVPSLAGLQILAVDDDEDSRNLFKYRLEEVGAEVVGVGSAREATAALRASPERFDVLLADIGMPDEDGFSLIRQVRALEAGGQIPAAAITAYVSDQERQRAIESGFQKHLAKPVNWTQLIRTIAELVGRSL